The genomic interval GGTGCTATAGTGGCGGGCCAAAGGGAGGCAACCGTGGGGACGAACAAGAAATCCGCGGGCTATCGGTCCTACCAGTACCTCGAGGAGAACGTCGACTATCGCGGCTTCCACCTGGCCAGGGAGCTGGGCCGCGTGCCCTCTCGGCGAGTCGAGGTCTCGCCGGACGAGGAGGCGCGGGTCCAGCGCCTGCTCGCCGACCACGTCGTCGTCTCCATGCACGACCACCCGGTCGTGTCCCCGGAGGACATCACCCAGATCTTCGAGCAGAAGCGGCGCGGCCGCGACTTCACGGGTTTTCAGGGTCTGGCCGCCTCCGGCCTCGACTGCGTCTTCGACAACCTGATGGACGGGATCTGCACCATCACCTCCCCGGCCGGCTGGAAGTGGACCGACGTCCTCCACGACCTCGGCATGCGGCTCTGCGACCTGGCCCACCAGGACTTCGTGATCGTGGCCGACGGGATGCGGGACATCCTGAAGGCCCACGCGGAGGGGCGGGTCGCCCTCGTGCCCACCTTCGAGGCCGCGACGCCGATCGAGAACGAGGTAGACCGCGTGGACATCCTCTACGGCTTCGGCGTCCGCAGCATGGGCCTCGTCTACAGCGAGGCGAACGCCCTCGGCAGCGGGCTCCGGGAGCCGCAGGACGGGGGGCTCACCGACCTCGGCCGAGCCGTCGTGCGGCGCATGAACAAGCTCGGCATGCAGATCGACGCCGCCCACTGCGGTGATCGCACGACCCTCGACATCATCGAGGCGAGCGAGCATCCCATCGTCATCTCGCACGCCGGCTGCCGCGCCCTCTGGAACACGCGGCGCATGAAGCCGAACGAGGTGCTGGAGGCGATGGCCAGGAAGGGCGGCGTGCTGGGGATCGAGGCGGCCCCGCACACGACCCTCACCGACCGCCATCCCCTCCACAGCATCGAGTCCTACATGGAGCACTTCGAGTACGCCGTGAAGCTGCTCGGGATCGATCACGTCGGCTTCGGCCCCGACACGCTCTTCGGCGATCACGTGGGACTCCACCACGCCTACGCGGCGCACCTCTCGATCGGCAAGGCGCACGCGGGGAAGAAGTTCCAGGAGGTGCCGTATGTCGACGGGCTCGAGAACCCCGCCGACTATCCCAACATCGTGCGGTGGCTGGTCAAGCACGACTACAAGGACGAGGACATCGTCAAGGCGGTCGGCGGGAACGCCCTCCGAGTCCTGAAGCAGGTCTGGATCCGCTAGATCATTACTCGGGGGGGTCTCGGAAGATCCCCCCGATGCCCCCCTCGTGGCGGCGGCGAAGCCGCCGCTCGGAGCACTCCTCGATGCACCGCGGGCTCGGTGGTCGGCGCCGGGTCGGGTTACTCCGACAGGCTCCTGGATCCTGGGAGGGGGCCTCGACGGCTCCCTCCGACACCTCTCGCGAAGCGTCCTCACCGGCTTGACTAAGTCTATGCCTTAGTCTACCGTTGCCATCATGAAGACAGTGAACGTTCACGAGGCAAAGACGCACCTCTCGCGCCTACTTGCGCGCGTCGCGCATGGCGAGGAGATCGTCATCGCCAAGGCGGGAAAGCCCATTGCCCGGCTGGTGCCGGTGGGCCCCGCCGCCGGTCAACGGGTCCTCGGCCTGGACCGGGGACGGGCGGTCATCGGTGACGATTTCGACGCCCCCCTTCCGGAAGACACGCTGGCGGCCTTCGAGACGTGAGGATCCTGCTCGACACGCAGTGCTGGCTCTGGATGCTCATCGCGCCGGAACGCTTCTCTTCCGAGGGGCGGGCTCACCTCACGGCGCCCGAGAACGAGCTGCTTCTGTCCGCGGGCAGTGCCTGGGAGATCGCGATCAAGCATGCCCTCGGGCGGTTACGTCTGCCCATGGAGCCGGCCGAGTATGTGCCGAGCCGGCTCGCGGCGACAGGAACCTTGCCGCTCGCGATCGATCATCGCCATGCGCTCCGCGTGGGGCAGCTCCCGCCGCACCATCGGGATCCCTTCGATCGCATCCTCATCGCGCAGGCGCAAGTCGAGGCGATCCCCATCCTGACCTCGGACCCGCACTTCGCGCGATATGAAGTCGACCTGCTTCCCGCCTGAGCGAGCCGCCTCGCGGGAGGCCTCATGAACGTCGGTACCTCCGACCCCTGGGCGGAAGGACAGGCCTGGCGTATGATGCCGGAGCAATGGCGGTGACCAGCCTCGAGGTCCAGACGCGCGAGACCGTGCTGGACGGCCGGCCATCGGGGGGGTCTTCCGAGACCCTCCCGAAGAACTAGCCGCCCCGCCGGCGCGACACCAACGAATCGGCGAGCGGAGGTCGACACGATGCGCACCGCCCTGGTCGCCGGGCTGGTCCTGCTGGCTCTTCTGGCCTCGGCGTGGCCGGCGTCGGCGCAGGGCGCGACCTTCTCGCTCCCGCTCATCGACAACGCCCGGATGTGGCCGCTAGTGGGGGGGCTCCCCAACATCCTGGTCAACAAGGTCGTCTACAGCACGCTGGTCAAGTACGATCCCAAGGACTGGACGCCGGTCGG from Candidatus Methylomirabilota bacterium carries:
- a CDS encoding membrane dipeptidase encodes the protein MGTNKKSAGYRSYQYLEENVDYRGFHLARELGRVPSRRVEVSPDEEARVQRLLADHVVVSMHDHPVVSPEDITQIFEQKRRGRDFTGFQGLAASGLDCVFDNLMDGICTITSPAGWKWTDVLHDLGMRLCDLAHQDFVIVADGMRDILKAHAEGRVALVPTFEAATPIENEVDRVDILYGFGVRSMGLVYSEANALGSGLREPQDGGLTDLGRAVVRRMNKLGMQIDAAHCGDRTTLDIIEASEHPIVISHAGCRALWNTRRMKPNEVLEAMARKGGVLGIEAAPHTTLTDRHPLHSIESYMEHFEYAVKLLGIDHVGFGPDTLFGDHVGLHHAYAAHLSIGKAHAGKKFQEVPYVDGLENPADYPNIVRWLVKHDYKDEDIVKAVGGNALRVLKQVWIR
- a CDS encoding type II toxin-antitoxin system Phd/YefM family antitoxin — protein: MKTVNVHEAKTHLSRLLARVAHGEEIVIAKAGKPIARLVPVGPAAGQRVLGLDRGRAVIGDDFDAPLPEDTLAAFET
- a CDS encoding type II toxin-antitoxin system VapC family toxin — protein: MRILLDTQCWLWMLIAPERFSSEGRAHLTAPENELLLSAGSAWEIAIKHALGRLRLPMEPAEYVPSRLAATGTLPLAIDHRHALRVGQLPPHHRDPFDRILIAQAQVEAIPILTSDPHFARYEVDLLPA